A window of the Fulvia fulva chromosome 11, complete sequence genome harbors these coding sequences:
- a CDS encoding Nucleoporin, translating into MAATQTGAKVPTVEDGKNVFFQNLGVGGSDRLQAGESWPYDNLPSPTASLLAIASRKGVLVVGTPTGLDISSTEKTRRSYIKRRTEKQEPVQPLDVDVHIDISRVSHVAFTADEAWLVVASEGCGRLSVYSTDHLANGARPAHEIDISGENVRHLSTNPQDEPVSGHRNVCAVITGNGSLLFIKVSESNDIYSNFQGNKVFYNNVASGTWSKMGKQFVAGLSDGTAVRIDPLNSSKENVVETIPRAPQLDGPVTDPDYSNVTAVALTAISWLKTKGGMSYLFVYSPVYAPYSDPDDAGNDSQESLYFIAERTPNQQSYTFRPFERAPTDDFGMKRRTPASQNIIRLSDWHKAEEILVIGSTVCAELGMVTEFKEAVHDDAPAGYAGYFTDDQHKVSMPYSDANLTDGSPVGLALDLGTTEVAPAPVKDDEDILPHSKLPLPALYVLDFSGILSIYWIVYVEAIRASVFAPGIVHRSGRYAKYQKINPRDTISTEEYKGISTASGQEPVETEPLDATSPTDAPRSGSPFAALPSNSAQSTPSSGAPVASQPTAAFGQPSQQSTSTFGQPSTSGFGQATTPGGFGQPSTPGGFGQPGKPAFGQASTPGGFGQPSKPAFGQASTPGGFGQPSAPAFGGTNTMGQTKSPWGQPAASPAGQSPFGAKLAGPSPFAAAAAGKTSGFGQPSTPGQAGSASAFGSVGQLGANKPNPFGGNASGGTSAFASVGQSIASPFSKPALLQGGSNLSGFGNLSSAESGNTVSGFGSGSSFASSSFNSKEAVSRESTMNEGTQQQSSGLSGMGGFKLGSGFKGDGSAKDDLPMPKNPGAGLFGSDFGNSLGVTSGERPSPFIKQEPGTGTQTSMKDIPAASSNDAPLPPDPSTYKPPKGWNDDIPGAGAPVNMKPSTNDAPLPHDPTTPANWNADIPGAGPAVNAKTPEKDIPIAGSPPVDVTNSQSFGDALSEIAGPSDEDSEDWAEDDDDGEGDEDEEDDDEDEDEDEDDDQEEEEEEEESEEDETADEEVPYQPQNPAGLAAFKARMQPPGPKSPEPQRSRNESRTPQSDEKSMKSSYTPAGLPKGPVFPPPAAKPQHSPRSPSPQRAVTSPVRPRDLQLPASIKATAVPPAKPLERPAPAPKPRDPTVGELADQAAQRVEAELARPVEPTTELPPFYAHTDYTGNVDTPGIGGQIEKVYRDINSMVHTVGLNARSINSFLDGHEKMRQPGKRTRDDLDNPDAWLLGDVADLGRIIDEINTQLENGKLEGASETLADISQAHNEVLKLKAQSTEIRKQVQAHKDPERLAALDAAPLDIETKAQQSELRSGVQRVQQLLADIEQKMTMLRADLASLSHRDGQPNGQSPVPTVEAVMNTIRRMTAAVQQKSADIDFLEAQIKRLPNGIESLRLDDNYEDDLASRLGNNRLLADRGSPAATPPRRPRMAANGDALGMSGMFGTSSRFATPPSASMRQSTRFTPDLGRSTNSLNGSARKKMMDVTAEEVEEFHAKAARRRNVLGALKKRVETNGARVIRAA; encoded by the coding sequence ATGGCCGCAACGCAGACTGGAGCCAAGGTACCGACAGTAGAAGACGGCAAGAACGTCTTCTTCCAGAACCTTGGTGTTGGTGGATCCGATAGGCTGCAAGCGGGCGAGTCGTGGCCTTACGACAACTTGCCCTCCCCGACAGCTTCACTCCTAGCCATTGCATCGAGGAAGGGCGTGTTGGTTGTTGGAACACCTACTGGTCTGGATATTTCGAGCACAGAAAAGACGCGCAGAAGCTATATCAAGCGGCGGACGGAGAAGCAAGAGCCAGTGCAGCCACTCGACGTAGATGTCCACATTGACATTTCACGAGTGTCACATGTTGCCTTTACTGCAGATGAGGCATGGCTGGTGGTTGCGTCCGAGGGATGTGGGCGTCTATCTGTATACTCGACCGATCACTTAGCCAACGGCGCTCGACCTGCGCATGAGATCGACATCTCGGGAGAGAACGTGCGGCATCTCTCCACCAATCCCCAGGACGAACCAGTGTCAGGGCACCGGAACGTATGCGCTGTCATAACGGGCAATGGCAGTCTGCTCTTCATCAAGGTGTCTGAAAGCAACGATATCTACAGCAACTTTCAGGGCAACAAGGTCTTCTACAACAATGTAGCCTCCGGGACGTGGTCGAAGATGGGGAAGCAGTTTGTTGCTGGACTCTCTGACGGCACTGCTGTTCGCATCGATCCCCTGAACTCTTCCAAAGAAAACGTCGTCGAGACCATCCCGAGAGCACCGCAACTGGACGGACCAGTCACAGACCCGGATTACTCGAATGTCACCGCAGTTGCTCTAACCGCCATTTCCTGGCTCAAGACGAAGGGGGGTATGTCGTACCTTTTCGTTTACAGTCCTGTCTATGCACCATATTCGGACCCCGACGATGCTGGCAACGACTCTCAAGAGTCCCTCTACTTTATCGCAGAGCGCACACCAAACCAACAAAGTTATACTTTCAGGCCCTTCGAACGAGCTCCGACAGACGACTTCGGCATGAAGCGAAGGACTCCCGCAAGCCAAAATATCATCCGCCTCAGCGACTGGCACAAGGCTGAAGAGATTCTTGTCATTGGATCGACCGTCTGTGCCGAGCTAGGTATGGTCACGGAATTCAAGGAGGCAGTGCATGATGATGCTCCAGCTGGCTATGCGGGTTACTTCACCGACGACCAGCACAAAGTGAGCATGCCATATAGTGATGCGAACCTTACAGATGGATCTCCCGTCGGGCTGGCTCTCGATCTTGGTACTACAGAGGTGGCTCCGGCGCCTGTCAAGGATGACGAAGACATTCTACCGCATTCGAAACTCCCGTTACCGGCTCTGTATGTCCTAGATTTCAGCGGTATTCTGTCAATCTACTGGATCGTGTATGTCGAGGCAATCCGTGCGAGTGTCTTCGCGCCCGGTATCGTCCACAGATCAGGGCGATACGCCAAGTACCAGAAGATCAATCCCAGGGACACGATTTCGACTGAAGAATATAAGGGAATTAGTACTGCGTCCGGTCAAGAACCTGTGGAGACAGAGCCACTTGATGCTACCTCACCGACCGATGCACCTAGGTCCGGGTCTCCCTTTGCAGCGCTGCCTTCCAACTCGGCTCAAAGTACACCCTCTTCAGGCGCACCTGTAGCGAGTCAACCAACTGCAGCTTTTGGTCAGCCTTCACAACAGAGCACCTCGACGTTCGGACAGCCAAGCACGTCAGGGTTTGGACAAGCGACTACACCAGGAGGCTTCGGACAACCAAGCACGCCAGGAGGCTTTGGACAACCAGGTAAGCCAGCATTCGGGCAGGCAAGCACACCGGGAGGATTTGGCCAGCCAAGCAAGCCAGCATTTGGACAAGCGAGCACACCTGGAGGCTTCGGGCAGCCAAGCGCGCCAGCGTTCGGGGGGACCAACACCATGGGACAGACTAAGAGTCCCTGGGGACAGCCGGCAGCTTCACCAGCTGGCCAGTCGCCATTTGGTGCGAAGCTAGCTGGTCCGTCACCATTCGCAGCAGCAGCGGCAGGCAAGACTTCTGGCTTTGGGCAGCCTTCTACGCCCGGCCAGGCTGGATCTGCATCTGCATTTGGCTCAGTTGGTCAGTTGGGCGCAAACAAGCCAAACCCGTTCGGCGGAAACGCGAGCGGTGGTACGAGCGCCTTTGCCAGCGTCGGCCAAAGTATCGCAAGTCCCTTCTCGAAGCCTGCCTTATTACAGGGCGGATCGAATTTGTCTGGCTTTGGCAATCTATCCTCGGCAGAGTCAGGCAACACCGTAAGTGGCTTCGGGTCAGGTTCGTCATTCGCATCGAGCTCTTTCAACAGCAAAGAAGCAGTCTCCAGGGAGTCGACCATGAACGAAGGCACACAACAACAAAGCAGCGGTCTGTCCGGTATGGGCGGCTTCAAGCTCGGTTCTGGCTTCAAGGGCGATGGCTCAGCCAAGGACGATCTGCCCATGCCGAAGAACCCAGGCGCAGGTCTGTTCGGCTCCGACTTTGGCAACTCCCTCGGCGTGACTTCCGGTGAACGACCCTCGCCTTTCATTAAGCAGGAGCCTGGTACTGGGACGCAGACGTCAATGAAGGATATACCTGCTGCATCATCGAACGATGCGCCTCTGCCGCCAGACCCTTCAACGTACAAGCCACCTAAAGGTTGGAATGATGACATCCCTGGAGCTGGTGCGCCTGTCAACATGAAGCCATCCACAAACGACGCGCCGCTTCCCCATGATCCGACTACTCCAGCCAATTGGAATGCTGACATTCCCGGCGCTGGTCCTGCTGTGAACGCCAAAACCCCCGAGAAGGACATACCGATAGCAGGCAGCCCGCCTGTGGATGTCACCAACAGCCAGTCTTTCGGAGATGCTTTGTCCGAGATAGCTGGACCTTCCGATGAGGACAGCGAGGACTGGGCAGAAGACGATGACGACGGCGAAGGTGATGAAGATGAAGAGGATGATGATGAGGACGAGGACGAGGACGAGGATGACGACCAagaagaggaggaggaaGAGGAAGAGAGTGAGGAAGATGAAACTGCAGATGAAGAGGTTCCATACCAGCCGCAAAATCCCGCAGGCCTTGCAGCGTTCAAGGCGCGCATGCAACCACCAGGGCCAAAGTCGCCCGAGCCGCAGAGGTCGAGGAACGAATCACGGACTCCTCAATCGGACGAAAAGAGCATGAAGAGTAGCTACACCCCGGCCGGTCTACCGAAAGGTCCAGTATTTCCACCGCCGGCTGCAAAACCACAGCACAGCCCACGGTCTCCTAGCCCACAACGAGCAGTCACTAGTCCTGTCCGGCCTCGAGACCTACAACTTCCAGCTTCGATCAAGGCGACTGCTGTACCGCCTGCAAAGCCTTTGGAACGACCTGCTCCTGCACCGAAGCCTCGGGATCCAACTGTGGGAGAGCTCGCAGATCAGGCCGCGCAGCGCGTAGAAGCGGAGCTTGCAAGGCCTGTCGAGCCGACCACTGAGCTGCCTCCCTTTTACGCCCACACCGACTACACGGGCAATGTCGACACACCCGGCATTGGTGGCCAAATTGAGAAAGTTTACCGTGATATCAACTCCATGGTGCATACTGTGGGACTGAACGCGCGCTCGATCAATTCGTTCCTGGACGGTCATGAGAAGATGAGGCAGCCCGGAAAGCGCACACGGGACGACCTCGACAACCCAGACGCGTGGCTGCTGGGTGACGTTGCCGACCTCGGTCGCATCATTGACGAAATCAACACACAACTCGAGAATGGCAAGCTAGAGGGCGCTTCTGAGACGCTAGCAGATATCTCACAGGCGCATAACGAAGTCTTGAAACTCAAAGCACAGTCCACGGAGATCCGCAAGCAAGTACAGGCACACAAGGACCCCGAACGCCTTGCTGCACTAGACGCCGCACCACTGGACATCGAGACAAAGGCTCAGCAATCAGAACTTCGATCAGGCGTGCAGCGTGTCCAGCAGCTGCTCGCTGACATCGAACAGAAGATGACCATGCTTCGCGCCGATCTCGCTTCACTTTCCCACAGGGACGGCCAGCCCAATGGTCAGAGTCCTGTGCCAACTGTCGAGGCCGTCATGAACACAATCCGGAGAATGACAGCAGCGGTGCAACAAAAGTCAGCCGACATTGACTTCCTCGAAGCGCAAATCAAACGCCTCCCCAACGGCATCGAGTCCCTCCGCCTGGACGACAACTACGAAGACGACCTCGCATCCCGTCTCGGCAATAACCGACTCCTCGCCGACCGCGGTAGCCCAGCTGCAACGCCACCGCGAAGACCTCGCATGGCCGCCAACGGCGACGCGCTCGGTATGAGCGGCATGTTCGGAACAAGCTCGAGATTCGCAACCCCCCCTTCAGCTTCGATGCGACAATCGACGCGTTTCACGCCGGATCTGGGGAGGAGTACGAATAGCCTGAATGGCAGTGCGAGGAAGAAGATGATGGATGTGACGGCGGAGGAGGTTGAGGAGTTTCACGCGAAGGCGGCGAGGAGGCGGAATGTGCTGGGTGCGTTGAAGAAGAGGGTTGAGACGAATGGCGCGAGGGTGATTCGAGCGGCCTAG
- a CDS encoding Proteasome subunit beta type-2, with amino-acid sequence MPGFDFSNHNRNSALHAKGVPLPKATSTGTTIVGCLYDGGVVIAADTRATSGPIVADKNCEKLHYIAPQIWCAGAGTAADTEFTTAIISSNLELHALSTGRKPRVVTVMTMLKQHLFRYQGHIGAYLVVAGCDPTGAHLFTVHAHGSTDKLPYVTMGSGSLAAMSVFETQWKSGLSREDAVTLCADAIEAGIWNDLGSGSNVDVCVIAPEKTQLMRNYKTPNTRGKKERNYKFTPGTTAVLNEKIITREEISKYVTVQDIGDGEEGVGEKMDVDTRPSGPA; translated from the exons ATGCCGGGCTTCGACTTCAGCAATCACAACCGCAACAGCGCTCTCCACGCAAAGGGCGTCCCACTCCCCAAGGCCACATCCACCGGTACCACCATCGTCGGCTGTCTCTACGATGGCGGCGTTGTCATCGCAGCAGACACCAGAGCCACCAGCGGCCCCATAGTAGCTGACAAG AACTGCGAGAAGCTCCACTACATCGCGCCTCAGATCTGGTGTGCAGGTGCCGGTACCGCCGCAGACACCGAATTCACCACCGCCATCATCTCCTCCAACCTCGAGCTCCACGCCCTCTCCACCGGCCGCAAGCCTCGTGTCGTCACCGTCATGACCATGCTCAAGCAGCACCTCTTCCGCTACCAAGGCCACATCGGCGCATACCTCGTCGTAGCCGGCTGCGACCCCACCGGCGCACATCTCTTCACCGTCCACGCACACGGTTCAACCGACAAGCTTCCCTACGTGACAATGGGATCTGGTTCGTTGGCTGCGATGTCAGTGTTCGAGACACAATGGAAGTCTGGCCTGAGTAGGGAAGATGCCGTCACATTATGCGCCGATGCGATCGAAGCTGGTATCTGGAACGATCTGGGCAGTGGTAGCAATGTGGACGTGTGCGTGATTGCGCCGGAGAAGACACAGCTGATGAGGAACTACAAGACACCAAACACGCGTGGCAAGAAGGAGAGGAACTACAAGTTCACACCAGGCACGACCGCGGTGCTGAATGAAAAGATCATCACACGGGAGGAGATTAGCAAGTACGTGACGGTGCAGGATATTGGTGATGGCGAGGAAGGTGTTGGTGAGAAGATGGATGTGGATACCCGGCCGAGCGGGCCAGCGTAG